In Porphyromonas cangingivalis, a genomic segment contains:
- a CDS encoding metallophosphoesterase, with amino-acid sequence MHVFLLSLIGQTIFNLLLLLLLFKATKKGELMRRAGIGLLAVEYLVFVTLFAVRTHLSEETIKHILRVFNNYYVGLMIYLFFTGMVFLGIYLLSFFFVREKEARKPIKKRWYRHAFLVMIPVTVLLCLWGHYNTISPRIVRHEVHLPRTAQTPDSLKVVFVSDTHIGEIISLKNIQHLQEMVRREDPTFVLMGGDILDYYTSYAHLPGITETMRGLHADPSKVYYVNGNHEYYYGREEKEAWFRSLGTFLKDSVVAVAPDVYLIGRDDHMNKERASLASLKSHVPSGAVTIVLDHQPKNVIEEREEGIHLALHGHTHDGQFIPFKWVVGAAFEQSYGLYSKGNTTYCISSGYGVAASTFRVGTRSEIVVLTLYFDK; translated from the coding sequence ATGCACGTATTTCTACTCTCACTCATAGGTCAGACGATATTCAACCTCCTGCTGTTGCTCTTACTTTTCAAGGCGACGAAAAAAGGCGAGCTCATGCGCCGTGCAGGTATAGGTCTGCTCGCTGTCGAGTATCTCGTCTTTGTCACCCTCTTCGCTGTCAGAACTCACTTGTCCGAAGAGACGATCAAACATATCCTCAGGGTCTTCAACAACTACTATGTCGGGCTCATGATCTACCTCTTCTTCACAGGAATGGTCTTTCTGGGGATCTACCTGCTCAGCTTCTTCTTCGTGCGTGAGAAGGAGGCTCGCAAGCCGATCAAGAAGCGTTGGTACCGTCATGCCTTCCTCGTGATGATCCCCGTGACCGTCCTCCTATGCCTTTGGGGACATTACAATACCATTTCGCCCAGGATCGTCCGCCATGAGGTACACCTCCCTCGCACGGCACAGACACCGGACAGTCTGAAGGTCGTCTTCGTCTCTGACACACACATCGGAGAGATCATCAGCCTCAAGAACATACAACATCTCCAAGAGATGGTACGACGAGAAGATCCGACATTCGTCCTCATGGGTGGAGACATCCTTGACTACTACACATCCTATGCACACTTGCCCGGGATAACAGAAACGATGCGTGGACTACACGCAGATCCATCGAAAGTCTACTATGTCAATGGCAACCATGAATACTACTATGGCAGAGAGGAAAAGGAAGCATGGTTCAGAAGTCTCGGGACATTCCTCAAAGACTCCGTGGTGGCAGTCGCCCCCGATGTCTACCTCATCGGCAGGGATGACCACATGAACAAAGAAAGGGCTTCGCTCGCCTCCTTGAAGAGCCACGTACCCTCCGGAGCTGTGACCATCGTCCTTGACCACCAACCTAAAAATGTCATCGAAGAGCGTGAAGAAGGTATTCACCTTGCCCTGCACGGCCATACCCACGATGGGCAGTTCATCCCATTCAAATGGGTTGTCGGAGCAGCATTCGAACAGTCATACGGACTATACTCTAAGGGCAATACGACCTACTGTATCTCATCGGGCTATGGTGTGGCAGCCTCTACATTCAGGGTCGGCACCCGCTCGGAGATCGTCGTGCTGACGCTCTACTTCGACAAGTAG
- a CDS encoding TIGR03915 family putative DNA repair protein — MTLFVYDKTLDGLLCCVFFAYEYKIRPDDIITATAQRPLLVEASYVIKTDPRKSKRVWVGLEKKLSKIAQNMLLLVWLSELPEVEMLLFRYICKIIDGPEGFEMNFGDADIVRVKEIAKKVAGESRKLIQFVRFQRTADDIYFAPISPEYNVLSLITPHFEARYADQQWIIYDTKRNSGLYYDKSSVRYISFSEKDLEALKSGKIEDEKLSDEELFFQKLWKEYFKSTTIRERINLRLQRQHMPKKYWRYLTEVQ; from the coding sequence ATGACACTTTTTGTCTACGACAAGACCCTTGATGGCCTGCTGTGCTGTGTCTTCTTCGCTTACGAGTACAAGATACGTCCCGATGACATCATCACGGCCACTGCTCAGCGACCGCTTCTTGTGGAGGCTTCTTATGTGATAAAGACAGATCCCCGGAAGTCCAAACGAGTGTGGGTAGGGTTGGAGAAAAAACTTTCCAAGATTGCCCAAAATATGCTCCTGCTGGTGTGGCTCTCCGAACTCCCCGAGGTGGAGATGCTTCTTTTCAGATACATCTGTAAGATCATAGACGGCCCCGAAGGCTTCGAGATGAACTTCGGAGATGCCGACATCGTGCGGGTCAAGGAGATCGCCAAGAAGGTTGCCGGAGAGTCGAGGAAACTCATCCAGTTTGTCCGATTTCAGCGGACTGCCGACGACATATACTTCGCCCCCATTTCTCCCGAGTATAATGTCCTATCGCTCATCACCCCTCATTTCGAGGCTCGCTATGCGGATCAGCAGTGGATCATCTACGACACCAAACGAAACTCCGGACTCTACTACGACAAGTCGAGTGTCCGATATATTTCTTTCTCTGAGAAAGATCTCGAGGCTCTCAAGAGCGGAAAAATAGAGGATGAAAAACTATCGGACGAAGAACTCTTCTTCCAAAAGCTCTGGAAAGAGTACTTCAAAAGTACCACCATCCGCGAACGCATCAACCTCCGACTCCAACGCCAACACATGCCTAAAAAGTACTGGCGATACCTCACGGAGGTGCAGTAA
- a CDS encoding DUF3822 family protein: MIRKDIDSSRWLAEDLKYEETLALSLDTSIRITADGLSFCGFHREKPEESKVAFIPFEGGDMVESLKSVFFSYPTLSLPFKTTRVFADDGSGYTLVPTDLKPVASSNDWVVSSLDTDGKHVLSIPLNDTPATIETAVRSDLYEFCQRSFAFPRFDHLQRPLIAVAMRYTRRVHPAVVMVILGNGYTDITLARNGQLLLANRFDTPQAMDVLYFVTAVWRQFDLDPTSDHLCLYTHPAKDVEVPMEKLGTSIRHLSLNTYHGLIADPKVVSDRKLQLPPEFILDNLCE, from the coding sequence ATGATACGAAAAGACATAGACAGCTCCAGATGGCTCGCGGAGGACTTAAAGTACGAAGAAACACTGGCTCTCAGCCTGGATACGTCCATCCGCATCACTGCGGATGGACTTTCTTTTTGTGGATTTCACAGAGAGAAGCCCGAAGAGAGTAAAGTGGCTTTCATCCCCTTTGAGGGAGGAGATATGGTCGAGTCATTGAAGTCTGTATTCTTCTCATATCCGACGTTATCTTTGCCTTTCAAGACGACGCGGGTCTTTGCCGATGATGGTTCGGGTTATACCCTCGTACCTACGGACCTCAAGCCTGTCGCATCGTCGAACGATTGGGTCGTCTCCAGTCTCGATACCGACGGGAAGCACGTCCTCTCCATTCCGCTCAATGATACACCTGCGACGATAGAGACGGCCGTACGCTCAGACTTGTACGAGTTTTGTCAGCGTTCGTTTGCCTTCCCACGTTTCGATCATCTTCAGCGTCCACTCATTGCCGTAGCCATGCGTTATACCCGTCGTGTGCATCCCGCAGTGGTCATGGTCATTCTTGGTAATGGCTATACGGACATCACGCTGGCAAGGAACGGGCAACTCCTTCTCGCCAATAGGTTCGATACTCCTCAGGCGATGGATGTCCTTTACTTTGTCACTGCAGTCTGGCGACAGTTCGATCTCGATCCCACAAGTGATCACCTCTGCCTCTACACGCACCCCGCAAAGGATGTCGAGGTGCCTATGGAGAAACTTGGGACATCCATCAGACATCTGAGCCTTAACACCTATCATGGCCTCATCGCCGATCCAAAGGTCGTCTCTGACCGCAAGCTCCAACTCCCTCCCGAATTTATCCTCGACAACTTATGCGAATAA
- a CDS encoding MATE family efflux transporter, with the protein MNNSATYQLANAPIPKLLRSYAIPAVVATMVNSLYNIVDRMFIGHGVDSLAISGLAITFPILIFLQAFGLLIGVGAASRISILLGQKEHEKAENLLGNAFVLSVLLSVSTIALCMIFLDPLLRSFGASDVTLPYAREYLEIALPGNIFANLCFAYNSVMRASGYPTKAMKTMILGAVLNTILDFVFIFIFDMGIRGAAAATVIAMFVGMCYVMSHFLQQDSLVKLKSRYFKLKKEYVIAIVSIGMAPFAVQFSSSIVSVIFNKVIYTHGGDYGMGAYGIQNSYGMLIVMLMLGVSQGMQPIVGFNYGAGQIDRMKEAFWRSSRANLIIGLVGVALALLIPEVIAKAFTDDPKMIDISADALRLVMWALWGVGFQVSATQFFQSIGHAKKSVFLSISRHAFFLVPILLILPNYIGLTGVWLCFPIADVGAATLSSILIYRFMKRLPTTPTPEI; encoded by the coding sequence ATCAACAACAGTGCGACCTATCAGCTGGCCAACGCTCCGATACCGAAGTTGCTGAGATCGTATGCCATACCCGCTGTGGTCGCCACGATGGTGAATTCGCTGTACAACATCGTGGATCGTATGTTCATCGGTCATGGGGTAGACAGTCTTGCGATATCGGGTCTTGCGATCACCTTCCCTATCCTTATCTTCCTTCAGGCCTTCGGACTACTCATCGGTGTGGGGGCTGCTTCTCGCATCTCTATCCTCTTGGGGCAAAAAGAACACGAGAAGGCCGAAAATCTCCTCGGCAACGCCTTCGTCCTCTCTGTCCTCCTCTCTGTCTCGACGATTGCGCTTTGTATGATCTTCCTCGACCCGCTGTTGAGGAGCTTCGGTGCAAGTGATGTCACACTTCCCTATGCAAGAGAGTACTTGGAGATAGCACTACCGGGGAACATCTTTGCGAACCTCTGCTTCGCCTACAACTCGGTGATGAGGGCTTCGGGCTATCCCACAAAGGCCATGAAAACTATGATCCTCGGTGCTGTGCTCAACACGATCTTGGACTTTGTCTTCATCTTCATCTTCGATATGGGGATCAGAGGTGCCGCTGCAGCTACGGTGATAGCCATGTTTGTGGGGATGTGCTATGTGATGTCACACTTCTTGCAGCAGGACAGCCTCGTGAAACTCAAGTCGAGGTACTTCAAGCTCAAGAAAGAGTACGTCATCGCCATCGTATCGATAGGTATGGCACCGTTTGCGGTCCAATTTTCGAGCAGTATCGTCTCCGTGATCTTCAACAAAGTCATCTACACCCATGGTGGCGACTACGGTATGGGAGCTTACGGTATCCAAAACAGTTACGGTATGCTCATCGTGATGCTCATGCTGGGGGTGTCTCAGGGGATGCAACCCATCGTAGGCTTCAACTATGGAGCCGGACAGATCGATCGCATGAAAGAGGCCTTTTGGCGTTCGTCTCGCGCCAACCTCATCATCGGACTCGTGGGCGTGGCCTTGGCTCTTCTCATTCCCGAAGTCATTGCCAAGGCCTTTACCGACGATCCCAAGATGATCGACATCTCCGCCGATGCTCTCCGACTGGTGATGTGGGCACTGTGGGGTGTGGGCTTTCAAGTCTCGGCAACACAGTTTTTTCAAAGCATCGGTCATGCCAAGAAGTCCGTCTTCCTCTCCATATCGAGACATGCCTTCTTCCTCGTACCCATCCTCCTCATCCTACCGAATTATATCGGTCTCACAGGGGTGTGGCTCTGCTTCCCCATCGCCGATGTGGGGGCGGCTACCCTATCCTCAATACTGATCTATCGTTTCATGAAACGTCTCCCGACGACCCCGACTCCTGAGATCTGA
- a CDS encoding ATP-dependent DNA helicase, with translation MSAENFRARMSHFFPFEPTRTQAEVIDTLASFLHDEDYDADHAIFVLRGYAGTGKSSLIGALARTMLAEGRPLVLLAPTGRAAKVLQSYCGIPAHTIHRVIYRERMGANGESNFEMGYNRGRHDTLYIVDEASMINNTPDGISPFGSGCLLDDLMDFCFSVDGAKVLFIGDDAQLPPVGTPLSPAMDTRYLSRYTGRIFTGTLTDIVRQDEASEIVTLSHILRARIIDMEGGLSEWETPLLPMPSGEEVKIVSGYDLPDLVESSYAQVGKEETILLTRSNKDAEEFNRQIRYRSLGYEDDITPGELLMVCRNNYFHTPTDAEGHPKSLFIANGELLHVERSRRTKELHGFTFREAELTDTEGGIIHANIILESLYSGAAALTPEQRQRLFDSVVLDYPWATNKKQLYGALRKDPYLNALQIKYAYAMTCHKAQGGQWHDVYIHFGYLTPEMIDISFCRWLYTAMTRASSRLYFISPPDFIFGKWTDDY, from the coding sequence ATGAGTGCAGAAAATTTCAGAGCTCGGATGAGCCATTTTTTCCCCTTCGAGCCCACTCGGACACAGGCGGAAGTCATAGACACCTTGGCCTCTTTCCTGCATGATGAGGACTACGATGCAGACCACGCCATCTTTGTCTTGAGGGGTTATGCCGGGACGGGAAAATCAAGCCTCATCGGAGCTTTGGCACGCACGATGCTTGCCGAAGGACGTCCTCTTGTACTGCTTGCTCCCACAGGAAGAGCGGCAAAGGTACTTCAGAGTTACTGCGGCATCCCTGCACACACCATACATAGAGTGATCTATCGAGAGCGAATGGGGGCAAATGGGGAATCCAACTTCGAGATGGGCTACAATCGTGGCAGACACGACACCCTTTATATCGTCGACGAAGCCTCTATGATCAACAACACCCCCGATGGTATCAGTCCCTTCGGGAGCGGCTGTCTCCTTGACGACCTTATGGACTTTTGCTTCAGTGTCGATGGAGCCAAGGTGCTTTTTATCGGAGACGACGCACAGCTCCCTCCTGTCGGGACGCCACTCAGTCCGGCGATGGACACGAGATATCTCAGTCGCTACACGGGGCGGATCTTCACAGGGACACTCACAGACATCGTTCGTCAGGACGAAGCCAGCGAGATCGTTACCCTTAGCCACATTCTCAGGGCACGTATCATCGATATGGAAGGAGGCTTGTCCGAGTGGGAAACTCCACTCCTCCCCATGCCCTCGGGCGAGGAAGTCAAGATCGTCTCCGGTTACGACCTCCCCGACCTCGTCGAGAGCTCTTATGCTCAAGTGGGCAAAGAGGAAACCATCCTTCTGACACGTTCGAACAAAGATGCTGAAGAATTTAACCGACAGATACGCTACCGTTCGCTCGGTTACGAGGATGACATCACTCCCGGCGAACTACTCATGGTTTGCCGAAACAACTACTTCCATACCCCCACAGATGCCGAAGGGCATCCGAAAAGTCTCTTTATAGCCAATGGCGAACTGCTCCATGTCGAGCGTTCTCGCAGGACAAAGGAGCTTCATGGCTTCACCTTCAGGGAAGCCGAACTCACCGATACCGAAGGCGGTATCATCCACGCCAATATCATCCTCGAGAGTCTCTACAGCGGTGCGGCAGCCCTCACGCCCGAGCAACGCCAACGTCTATTCGACAGCGTTGTCCTCGACTACCCATGGGCCACCAATAAAAAGCAACTCTATGGTGCTCTTAGAAAAGATCCTTATCTCAATGCCCTACAGATCAAATATGCTTACGCCATGACCTGCCACAAGGCACAGGGCGGACAGTGGCACGACGTCTATATCCACTTCGGTTACCTCACACCCGAAATGATCGATATCTCATTCTGCCGATGGTTATACACAGCCATGACACGTGCCAGCTCCAGACTATACTTCATCTCACCACCCGATTTCATCTTCGGGAAATGGACAGATGATTACTGA
- a CDS encoding RsmD family RNA methyltransferase: MRIIRGKYGHRRFAVPKTFKARPTTDFAKENLFNILENSIDWEETKALDLFAGTGSIGLELLSRGCHTVVGVEMDHAHCAFIRKVLGELKDSNYRLIKGDAFKYISNQVGERFDFIFADPPYAIDNLDTLPDLIMGGTLLASHGLFILEHPGTYDFSEHPCFVKLKQYGSVHFSFFEHPSEDTL, translated from the coding sequence ATGCGAATAATACGTGGTAAGTACGGACACCGTCGTTTTGCGGTGCCAAAGACCTTCAAAGCCCGTCCTACGACAGACTTTGCGAAGGAAAACTTGTTCAACATTCTCGAAAACTCCATCGATTGGGAAGAAACCAAGGCTTTGGACCTCTTTGCCGGTACGGGCAGTATAGGCCTTGAGTTGCTTTCGAGAGGCTGCCACACCGTCGTCGGGGTTGAGATGGATCATGCTCACTGTGCATTTATACGCAAGGTCTTGGGCGAACTCAAGGACTCCAATTATCGGCTCATCAAGGGAGATGCCTTCAAGTACATCTCCAACCAAGTGGGCGAACGCTTTGACTTCATCTTCGCCGATCCTCCCTATGCCATAGACAATCTCGATACCCTGCCCGATCTCATCATGGGTGGTACCCTTCTGGCATCTCATGGTCTCTTCATCCTTGAGCATCCCGGTACTTATGATTTCAGCGAACACCCTTGTTTTGTCAAACTCAAACAGTACGGTTCGGTACACTTCTCATTCTTTGAGCATCCGTCCGAAGATACCCTTTGA
- a CDS encoding putative DNA modification/repair radical SAM protein, with product MNESTIEKLKTLAEAAKYDVSCASSGSSRRNAKGGVGTTSGWGICHSFTPDGRCISLFKVLLTNHCIYDCAYCTNRRSNDVRRAMFTPDELADLTIEFYRRNYIEGLFLSSGVIRNPDYTMEQMLRTVKLLREVHRFNGYIHMKSIPGASQELVSKAGTYVDRMSVNLEIPSEENLKLLAPEKDYAGVFAPMRFIQQGMLESIEERKKYRSAPKFVPAGQSTQVIIGATPDSDKQILTLASALYRRPSFKRVYYSGYIPVNTKDNRLPVLPAPPLVRENRLYQADWLMRFYHFDAREIVDDLHPDLDLDVDPKMGWALRHPEYFPVDLNTAPYEVILRVPGIGVNSAKLILASRRFGTLSSFQLKRMGVVMKRAQYFIVCRDLPMRTINEVTPEYVRKQVSQKKVQEVLSKAMQLPLNFGE from the coding sequence ATGAATGAAAGTACAATAGAGAAGCTGAAAACTCTTGCCGAAGCCGCCAAATACGATGTCTCCTGCGCATCGAGTGGCTCCTCTCGTCGCAATGCCAAGGGTGGTGTCGGGACCACCTCGGGCTGGGGTATTTGTCACAGCTTCACCCCCGATGGTCGTTGTATTTCTCTCTTCAAGGTCCTTCTTACCAATCACTGTATCTACGACTGCGCTTACTGCACCAACAGGAGGAGCAACGACGTTCGTAGAGCGATGTTTACGCCCGACGAGTTGGCCGACCTCACGATTGAATTTTATCGTCGCAACTATATCGAAGGGCTCTTCCTCAGTTCGGGTGTCATACGCAATCCCGACTACACGATGGAGCAGATGCTACGCACTGTCAAACTTCTTCGAGAAGTCCACCGCTTCAACGGCTACATCCATATGAAGAGCATCCCGGGGGCGAGCCAAGAACTCGTCTCCAAGGCAGGGACCTATGTCGATCGTATGAGTGTCAATCTCGAGATCCCCTCCGAAGAAAATCTCAAACTCCTTGCGCCCGAGAAGGACTATGCCGGTGTCTTCGCTCCCATGCGTTTCATCCAACAAGGGATGTTGGAGAGCATCGAAGAGCGAAAGAAGTACCGATCCGCTCCCAAGTTTGTCCCCGCCGGTCAGAGTACCCAAGTCATCATCGGTGCCACGCCGGACAGCGACAAGCAGATCCTCACGCTTGCTTCGGCATTGTACCGACGTCCCTCGTTCAAGCGAGTCTATTATTCCGGTTACATTCCGGTCAATACCAAGGACAACCGTCTTCCCGTGCTCCCGGCTCCGCCACTTGTGAGAGAGAACCGTCTCTATCAAGCCGACTGGCTCATGAGATTTTATCACTTCGATGCCCGAGAGATCGTCGACGACCTCCATCCCGACTTGGACTTGGATGTCGATCCCAAGATGGGCTGGGCTCTCCGTCACCCCGAATACTTCCCCGTCGATCTCAACACCGCTCCCTACGAAGTTATCTTGAGAGTCCCCGGTATCGGAGTCAACTCTGCCAAACTCATCCTCGCCTCGCGGAGATTCGGTACGCTCAGTTCCTTCCAACTCAAACGCATGGGTGTCGTTATGAAGAGGGCGCAGTATTTCATAGTTTGTCGCGACCTCCCGATGAGGACGATCAACGAAGTCACGCCCGAATACGTGCGCAAGCAAGTCTCACAGAAGAAGGTGCAGGAGGTGTTGTCCAAAGCCATGCAACTTCCCCTCAATTTTGGAGAATAA